The sequence TCattaatagtttaggtgtgttttACTGATTAATTGATGATAGTTTAGATAGGAAAGCCTTTTGAGTATCTataatatctatctatctatctatctatctatctatctatatatatatatatatatatatagtaatttgaactttttgctctttattaaaagactctttTTTAGACAAGACtgccttttcactattttctttaatttattatttaattatttttattttattaactagACTTGTAAAATATATGgggctcctaaaatatatggaaggagaatcaattaatattctTCTTTGTACTggtcaattagaaaaatactcttaaaataagatagaaaaatattcctaaaataagactttattaaggaaatacttctataaatattgagatgcatgttaaactagagaagaatcCGAtaatttacttattgaaaaaatatgattgatgcccatctaacttgattcggttgtgTGTCTAggttggtggatgcttaattttctaaccctcaactttttcattgtttttgtcaacataatagaattcaacgtgtgtgtatatatatatgttttctttgttttcattcaagtcattctttaaaatcaattttttgtgcttagacaagaattattttcatcaaaattgaagctttgtgatcactattatattattttgttgtagtttacaggtcgtggataaatttataggtggtagatgaatgaaTGTCAGTCagctttaagaatttttttaaataaagattaggtttaattatattatatttatatatctatttggagaatatttttgtgtaatgattaagtttagttgtattactttgatatctatattatcgtatttttttgttattgtttacaggtgatagatgaatgtcagtcggctaaacaattttttttggtaaatgttagatttaattaaataaattttttaaaaaatattaaatttaattattatatttatttttattatttaaataaatatcttatttattgtaagctagtaaataaataaataaataaagatgttGAATACACGCGCCAGGCgctacacctaaactagtaaaactaaaaggaaaaatggttcgatggacccttgtactatgtcggttttgtaagttggacacttctacttacatgtttgttatctggacccctgaacccacaaaaaaataatgtttCAAACCCTTTGATCGTTGACCAGGATTATGTGGCATTAAAAACGTTGACTAGGACGAGGCGCGTGTAGGCACGCACCTAGGGTGCGAGTGGGGTcaattttttgatcaattttatattaaaataattttaaaaataatattaaaattttaaaaaattaaaaaggtcttttttttcctccagtttttttaatttaaaaatatttttaaaaataataaattttatccTTCCCCCCCTCCCCATTTAGCCCCTCCCAACCCCACCCCAGCCTTCGTCCAACACCCCCCCATTCCCCCAACCCCAGCCTTCTCCCCTGCTGCCTACCACTATTTCCTCAACAAAGAAACCTTCATTCAACCAATtcacaaaaatttcaagaattctCAACATTGAATTTTAaccaattcacaaaaatatttacaTTGAATTTCGAGAATTTCCAAcattcttgaattacccaaatcacaagaaattttaagaagaataaaaattgaatctttattttgaatttcaagaattttcaactttcttgaattatccaaatcacaaaaaattcataaaaattgagtttttatattgaattttaagaatttcaaactttcttgaattatCCAAATGATAAAAAGTCTAAAGAAGGTATAAAAAATGAGTTTTTACATTGaattttaagtttcttgaatcacccaaatcacaaaaatctccaaaaatttcttcttttcatacttcttaaattttttctcctcactttttaattttttggtagagcaagaagaataagaagataagGTGATAAAGGAACAGAAGAatgagaagaggaggaagaagaatcagaaaaaagaagaagaagaaaggcaTAGAGAAAGAAGGCAAAATGGTTCGATGGATCCTTGTATTATGttcgttttgtaatgtggatattCCTACTTACACGTTTGTCACGTTGACCCTTAAatccactaaaaaataatattttaaatacttttttggtGAATGTAACACACTCACTCCACGCCAGCTTCCACATGATTTTAAATAATACATTAAATTTCACATCATTTTTAAAATccacataacaaattaaatattaaaaaaataaaaaatttaaattaaaaaaaaatagaaaatgaagtgaatttttaatttcatcttctCCGTCTTCTCTCTTCTCCATCTTTATAACTTACACAACAAATTAACATTAAAAAGGCGccctcttttttctttattgCAGATTACAGTTGTCGGTCAAggcaaaaaaaataatgagacCCGCCCAAATACACAACGGGGTTAAAGAatgtgtatatataaaaaaaatttagaaaaaacaaAGAGATCTGAATGAATAAGTTACCATTTCCGTTTTTTTTGGTttgaaaatttcaagaaaaaatatgagatttttgtgattttttttttttttaccttatctACTGTGCTATGAAGTTAATAATAGCAAACGTAAGTgtacttgaattttgaagaaaTTGGGTATAGAAGATTTTGGGTTTAACTGTTgctggtttgattttttttacagAAGGGGACTTTAGATTTTGGAAATTTGGTTGGCCGTCTGATGTCGAGAGCTGAAAATGCACCGGCGTCTTGTCCCAACCGTGGACGTGCTCGGAGTTGCAGACGCTGGACGGGGGAAAGGGGGCTGGACGAGGGTGAGGGGTGGCTGGACGGGAGGAGGGAGTTGGGGGAGGCGGGCTGTACGGGGTGAGGGCGTGGGTGGGGGTGGCTGGACGGGGAGGGGGTTGCGGGAGGGgcctttttattgtttttaaatttcttattttttaatttttaaaaatatatttaaatttaaaagttgTAGGTGGgggattttttaaaattattttacgtAATATAAAATTAATCTCCACTCGCACCTGCGTGTCTGCACACGCTTCGTCTTAGTCAgtcattttaatgccacatagatCTGATCAATGAtcaaagagtttaaaatattatttttttaatgaattcaaGGATCACGCACTTCGTCCTAATCAACTattttaatgccacataaattTGATCAACGGtcaaagagtttaaaatattaatttttaatgggtTTAAGAATTCAGATGATAATCATATAAGAAAAAGTGTTCACATTACAAAATAGATATATTTTAtcgagaaaaaaagaaaaagagaagataaaaagtttttttttttttttatattattttttatatataaaaataatatgaaagatgACGTAACAGATGTGACAGCTAActtacacataaaaaaaaaaaaatatttaaaatattattttctaatgaATTAGAGatccaaatatgaaaataaaaatgtccGAGTTATAAAATCATAGAGTACAGTATCCGTCGACCATTTTGACAAACTAAAAGGATAAAGATGGTGACAAATATTGACATGTGTTCACTCTATGTAACGGAGAGAGGGAGATCTTACAAATTTCCGGAAACAGAGGTTTTCCTCACAGAATTTTCAATGGTGGTAAACAAAGCTTTGATCAAACCGACTTTCATTCATCACTCatggaacaacaacaacactctTCATTCATTCTTCCTTCTTCTCCTTATCCTCTTTTACTACCACAATATTCGTAACACATTTGAATCATATTGCATTTTGgtcattatttttgttgtttttcagaGCCGGAATCCGATAACGATATCGGACTCCGCGATGGAAGATGACTACAATATTTGCAAAACCAGCGTTTCACTTCCGCCATTTTCAGCAATCCTTAAAGAGCAAATCTTCTTCCACTAACAAAACCGAAGCCTCCTTATGGAGCCACCAAATTGTCGATCCAAGCAGCGACTTTGTCAATCGCTGGAATTACGTTTTCCTTTTAACATGTCTCGTTTCTCTTTTCATCGATCCTCTTTATTTCTACGTCCCATTCGTCAGTGACAAAGCTTGTATGTCTACTGATGATGAGGCCGCTAATAAGATTACCGTCTTTCGTTCTCTAAAcgatgtattttattttctacacatTTTTATGAAGTTCCGTACTGCTTTTGTTGCTCCCAGCTCCAGAGTTTTCGGTCGGGGCGAGCTTGTTATGGATCCTCGACAAATTGCTATACGATATCTTAAGACGGATTTCATCGTTGATTTTACTGCTGCTCTTCCCCTGCCTCAGGTGAGAGCATATCCATTAAACTGTACGCACTTTCATCGGGCACAAAGTTAATGTGCGTCTAATTTATGTGGCACGGTTGGAATTTGAGATTTGACCAAGTTTTTCTTTGATTGGAATCTTTTTTTATAATGTAGTTTTTAAGTATGGATTTTGGTTcgaaaaaactttaaaaatttctATGTCTGGATTCACGTTTTAAGTTTAGAAGTTTGAATACATAAATTGGTACAGAGGGAGTATGTTACTTTATTGTTAAATCAATAGTTAGAAAGTTAGTTAGTGTGGGAAATGATCAGCACAACTTgtttaaaatatgaatattttgGAACTAGTAAGAAATCAGTAGAAATATAAATGGTACTTTTTGAACAGGAATCAGTAGTTATAATTAAATGGGAATGTTTGGAGAGCGTATCATACGTGGAGTGTAAATGGTAACCAACATATATAGCTTTCTTTCAAGTTGGTAATGTTATTGTTGTAATGACCTTGTTACTTTCAGATTGTCATTAAGTATGTAATCCCCGCAGCTAAAAAAAAAGGATCTGGTCATTCAAAAAGTACACTTGCCCTCATCGTTCTCATCCAATATATTCCAAGGTTATTCGTTATTTTCCCGCTAAATCAGCAGATTATCAAAACTACTGGTTTTATTGCTAAAACAGCATGGGCAGGAGCAGCTTACAATCTCCTCCTTTACATGTTAGCGAGTCATGTAAGCACTTATTCCCTTTCATTTCGTAATAATATACCTAGGCCAACGCAAGATATTTGCTGGAATTTGATGTCAAAAACACAGACGGAAATCACCTGATTTGAGAATtgtgcattttttttttgttctctgtGTGAAGGTGGCGGGAGCTTCCTGGTATGTGGCATCTATAGGAAGACAGTTCTCTTGTTGGTCAAATGAATGTCAGAAGGAACATGATGCAGTTCCACCCtgcataattgattttttagACTGTAGCAGTACTGAGTATGGTTATGTGCGCAATTACTGGCGAAACAGCACGAAAGTACTTGCAAAGTGTGATGCTATTAATGATAAAGATACTGGTTTTAAGTTTGGGATTTTTGCTGATGCCTTTACTAATAATGTGGCTACATCAACATTCTTGGACAAATATTTGTATTGTTTATGGTGGGGTCTAAGAAATATGAGGTTTGATTTTAAACTGCAATCttactcttcttcttctccttcagTCCCTTCATTCCTTGTCAGTTTTACATAATCCATGTTGTTGGTGATTATAATTGAAGGTTGGTATCTCAAAGTAATTCCCCTTTGTGGCTATAATTGCAGAGACATTTGTCTTCAGATATACTCCttcattttcttaatttatatgaCAGTATATAACTTAATCAAGATgtaatttaagaaagaaatactATTTATACATATGCTATATATAGTTGACATACCAAAAGAAATCCTTAATTCTTTTTGTCTTAATGCCATGCCATTCCTATAATAAAAGAGTATAATTAAGGATATTATGGGAGCATCAGAATTGAAGGAGTTCCATATATTGAAAGGTGTCAATCTTCCTGAAATGGAAATTGGGAAGAATGTCATATAAGATGGAACCGAGGAAGTATATTTATTTCACTTTAGCTGCTTTCAGGTACAGCTTATACAACTGTTAGAATTTATGTAATCTAGTCTGGCTTTTAAAGGGCTTTTTGCATTTAGGCCTGCATCCTGAATATGCAAGTCACTCTGTCTGTTTGGTACCCAGTCTCTTATGTTTGGTTAATTCTTCAGGCAGCTAAGAATTGGACTAGGATTTCATAAATATTCACCATTGTTTATCTCAGCTACGTAATTTTTGGCAATCACTTCCACTGCTGCTAATCATTGCAAATGATAAAGTATGTTCGCTGCTACTTCATAGTGATCCTCTGAAGATTTTGTTTTGGATCATGTATGACTACTACATAAAATGTAACAGTGAAGATTTTAGTCGTTTTGGACTACATAAATGATCTTATGAAAATGAATTTCTTGTTTCCTTTGTTGCTTAGGATACCAGCATATTCTTCAGATCTTTTTTCAGGGTAGAGAatcttatatttatctttataaaTATTGTCTTGCAGTTCATATGGACAGAATTTGAATACCAGCACTTACCTTGGCGAAACCTTATTCAGCATTGCCATATGCATCATTGGTTTAATTCTCTTTGCACAGTTAATTGGGAACATACAGGTAAGACTTTGAGCATGATATTAGTCAGAAttgatcattattattatcaacttGTGCATTTATCTGGAGCAATTACATCATTGTTTATATACATGAATGGTCACCAATAAATATTATGTTAGATCCCTTCACGTTGTTATAATTATTCACCTCTAGAACAATGTTAAGCGTGATAACACTGTTGATATGACATTGTTAATTTGTGATAACTGATTTACATAATTTTGCATTAGTTACCAGCTAAATATCTTATGGAGTTGGATCAGTTCCTTCAAGAGTAATCAGAAACCttcaatttcatttttcaagTTAATATTCCTGCTATGTGCCATTACTCAGGATATGTTCCCTAACGTTCTCAAATTATTTGCAGCATAGGTCCATGGGATTAATAGTATAGTCATTAATCAACATTAATTCTGGGTTGAGTTGAATGCTGTGATGTCTGTTTTTAAATTATGGTTAGGTTAGTCGGTGATTGGTAAGGTTTGTTTAAAATTTGAGCTATCATTTTTCATTTGTTTCACCTAGTGGCTAGTACATTACATGCTTCTCTGTCCTTGATATACTCCTGAATTTCTGCCCTTTCCAGACTTATTGTAAATCTATGACCGTAAAAATTGAGGAATGGAGAATTAGAAAAAGAGATACAGAAGAATGGATGAAGCACCGCCAGTTGCCTGAAGACTTGCAAGAACGTGTTCGACGTTTTGATCAATATAAATGGCTTGCAACAAGAGGAGTTAAAGAAGAAGATATCTTGCAAGATTTGCCTTTGGATCTTCGACACCAAATCCAAAGACACCTATGCCTCAATCTTGTCCGACGAGTATGTCTTTCTGGCACTACATATATCATTGTTTTGCTTGGCTCGCTCATTATATATTGGACTATGATGACATATTATGTATGCGGCATTCTTTTCTTCTTGACACTTGATGGTTTGGAATTGTGTCACGCAGAAACTCTATCACTGGTTCCCAGGAAATCCTTTCCTAAATTGGTAAAACTGATATTGATGGTACATACCGACTTTCGCAAGTCTTGATAAAATATTTGCACATTTCATAATTTAAGTTGCATTTTTAAAACTCGAAAATGAGAAATAATCATTATGCATAGATTATGCCATTTGCCTCTGCTCTTGTTGACGTCTTATAAGACAAGTATTTCCTGTCAAAGTTACCCTTGTCATGGGATAGCCTGAAGATGTAATACATGGCCTTTGCAGTATTTCACTTCTCTTGGAATTGAAATACTTTCAAGAGGCAAACATAGAGGAAAAGAGCTGCAGACAGAAACATTTGGCCACAAGTTGAACAAAAATGAAAGATTTGAGCAAAAGAAATGCATAAGTAGCATAAGTGAGTCCATCAATTTAGGTTTTTGACTTGTAATGCGTCTTACATTTTGTATTTGCATCAGCCACATATTTGGACTTGTAAATTTTACTCTGTAAATGCCTAAGCCATCCACTTTTGTTTGCTAAGCTTTAGAGATCCCAAAATCTTCCGACTGTGCAGGTTCCATTTTTTGCGCAAATGGATGACCAGCTGCTTGGTGCAATATGTGAACGCCTAGTTTCGTCCTTGAGCATAATGGGCACCTATATTGTTCGAGAAGGTGATCAAGTGAATGAGATGCT comes from Capsicum annuum cultivar UCD-10X-F1 chromosome 2, UCD10Xv1.1, whole genome shotgun sequence and encodes:
- the LOC107860627 gene encoding cyclic nucleotide-gated ion channel 18 isoform X1, whose product is MTTIFAKPAFHFRHFQQSLKSKSSSTNKTEASLWSHQIVDPSSDFVNRWNYVFLLTCLVSLFIDPLYFYVPFVSDKACMSTDDEAANKITVFRSLNDVFYFLHIFMKFRTAFVAPSSRVFGRGELVMDPRQIAIRYLKTDFIVDFTAALPLPQIVIKYVIPAAKKKGSGHSKSTLALIVLIQYIPRLFVIFPLNQQIIKTTGFIAKTAWAGAAYNLLLYMLASHVAGASWYVASIGRQFSCWSNECQKEHDAVPPCIIDFLDCSSTEYGYVRNYWRNSTKVLAKCDAINDKDTGFKFGIFADAFTNNVATSTFLDKYLYCLWWGLRNMSSYGQNLNTSTYLGETLFSIAICIIGLILFAQLIGNIQTYCKSMTVKIEEWRIRKRDTEEWMKHRQLPEDLQERVRRFDQYKWLATRGVKEEDILQDLPLDLRHQIQRHLCLNLVRRVPFFAQMDDQLLGAICERLVSSLSIMGTYIVREGDQVNEMLFIIRGQLESSTTNGGRSGFFNSITLGPNDFCGEELLTWALLPNSTQLPASTRTVRTLTEVEAFALRAEDLKFFAVQFKRLHSMKLQHAFRYYSHQWRTWGACFIQAAWRRYRKKKLENELSLQESYYFTQDPNDEDYYDEQSFEDAGPEQPLVDSGSRGSQQLGATILAKRFAHNTKRGIEQQKIQMSDSSSSLKMPKLFKPDEPDFSAE
- the LOC107860627 gene encoding cyclic nucleotide-gated ion channel 18 isoform X2; the protein is MTTIFAKPAFHFRHFQQSLKSKSSSTNKTEASLWSHQIVDPSSDFVNRWNYVFLLTCLVSLFIDPLYFYVPFVSDKACMSTDDEAANKITVFRSLNDVFYFLHIFMKFRTAFVAPSSRVFGRGELVMDPRQIAIRYLKTDFIVDFTAALPLPQIIKTTGFIAKTAWAGAAYNLLLYMLASHVAGASWYVASIGRQFSCWSNECQKEHDAVPPCIIDFLDCSSTEYGYVRNYWRNSTKVLAKCDAINDKDTGFKFGIFADAFTNNVATSTFLDKYLYCLWWGLRNMSSYGQNLNTSTYLGETLFSIAICIIGLILFAQLIGNIQTYCKSMTVKIEEWRIRKRDTEEWMKHRQLPEDLQERVRRFDQYKWLATRGVKEEDILQDLPLDLRHQIQRHLCLNLVRRVPFFAQMDDQLLGAICERLVSSLSIMGTYIVREGDQVNEMLFIIRGQLESSTTNGGRSGFFNSITLGPNDFCGEELLTWALLPNSTQLPASTRTVRTLTEVEAFALRAEDLKFFAVQFKRLHSMKLQHAFRYYSHQWRTWGACFIQAAWRRYRKKKLENELSLQESYYFTQDPNDEDYYDEQSFEDAGPEQPLVDSGSRGSQQLGATILAKRFAHNTKRGIEQQKIQMSDSSSSLKMPKLFKPDEPDFSAE
- the LOC107860627 gene encoding cyclic nucleotide-gated ion channel 18 isoform X4, translated to MDPRQIAIRYLKTDFIVDFTAALPLPQIIKTTGFIAKTAWAGAAYNLLLYMLASHVAGASWYVASIGRQFSCWSNECQKEHDAVPPCIIDFLDCSSTEYGYVRNYWRNSTKVLAKCDAINDKDTGFKFGIFADAFTNNVATSTFLDKYLYCLWWGLRNMSSYGQNLNTSTYLGETLFSIAICIIGLILFAQLIGNIQTYCKSMTVKIEEWRIRKRDTEEWMKHRQLPEDLQERVRRFDQYKWLATRGVKEEDILQDLPLDLRHQIQRHLCLNLVRRVPFFAQMDDQLLGAICERLVSSLSIMGTYIVREGDQVNEMLFIIRGQLESSTTNGGRSGFFNSITLGPNDFCGEELLTWALLPNSTQLPASTRTVRTLTEVEAFALRAEDLKFFAVQFKRLHSMKLQHAFRYYSHQWRTWGACFIQAAWRRYRKKKLENELSLQESYYFTQDPNDEDYYDEQSFEDAGPEQPLVDSGSRGSQQLGATILAKRFAHNTKRGIEQQKIQMSDSSSSLKMPKLFKPDEPDFSAE
- the LOC107860627 gene encoding cyclic nucleotide-gated ion channel 18 isoform X3; translated protein: MDPRQIAIRYLKTDFIVDFTAALPLPQIVIKYVIPAAKKKGSGHSKSTLALIVLIQYIPRLFVIFPLNQQIIKTTGFIAKTAWAGAAYNLLLYMLASHVAGASWYVASIGRQFSCWSNECQKEHDAVPPCIIDFLDCSSTEYGYVRNYWRNSTKVLAKCDAINDKDTGFKFGIFADAFTNNVATSTFLDKYLYCLWWGLRNMSSYGQNLNTSTYLGETLFSIAICIIGLILFAQLIGNIQTYCKSMTVKIEEWRIRKRDTEEWMKHRQLPEDLQERVRRFDQYKWLATRGVKEEDILQDLPLDLRHQIQRHLCLNLVRRVPFFAQMDDQLLGAICERLVSSLSIMGTYIVREGDQVNEMLFIIRGQLESSTTNGGRSGFFNSITLGPNDFCGEELLTWALLPNSTQLPASTRTVRTLTEVEAFALRAEDLKFFAVQFKRLHSMKLQHAFRYYSHQWRTWGACFIQAAWRRYRKKKLENELSLQESYYFTQDPNDEDYYDEQSFEDAGPEQPLVDSGSRGSQQLGATILAKRFAHNTKRGIEQQKIQMSDSSSSLKMPKLFKPDEPDFSAE